In Methanococcus voltae, the sequence TTTTTATTTTCTTCCATAATATCATCAAAAGTATGTTTAATTATATTAATTATATTAATCATGTTAAGTATGTTAAGTATGTTAAGTATGTTAATTATATCTAATTAGTTTCAATCATTTCAATCATTTCAATTATGTTTAACCATATTATATTATTCATTTTGTGGCCATTATATCAAATCTTCATTAATCATCGTCAAATGAATAATATTCTCAAATTTTATAAGGTTAATAAATTTGGAAGATTTAATAATATAATACCTCGTAAAATACATAAATTTACAAATATACACACTATTATATTGTACTATTAGTTTATTAATCTAATTGTTATTAGTACTATTTTTAATATCCTAAAATAGAGAATAGAATTAAAAAAGAAAAATTGATTTAAATGAATAATAAAATTTAAGATAAAATACAGTAATATTGTAATATAACAATATAATTTAACAAATTTTATTCCAAATAGCACATTTACTAAATAAATTTATTATATGGACTGAAATAATAAAATAAAAAAACAATGAAGATAGAATACGTATTATACCATTAATCATTTTCAGGGTTATTAATTGTCATACCTAAAACAGGCATCATAATCATTGTGTATTTTTCATCTTCGAGTCTTTCGTGTATCTTTTCTTTAAGAGAAGGTACTACGTCCATATTTACAACAGTATTTATCAATAAAGTGTTTTGAGACAACTGTTTTACAAAATTAATTGCAAGTTCTGGCTCTTCAGAAAGTAAAAACCCTTGCCAATCATAAGGTGATAGTCCAGCATATTCTTTAATATAAAATCCTGAGACTCCGCCTTCAGAAAGTGCATTTATTGCTTTTCCAATATTTTTAGATTCGATGAATAGTTTTATCAACAATTTCATAGTTTCCCCCGTTATGAAATTATTATTCATATTGATATATTTAAATACTTTATTATACCTCCATCTAAGTTATCCATATTTATTTTTAGATATAATTTAGTATATTATAATATATTCACTTAAGTAATTTATAGCTTTTTATATATTTTTAATTTGTCCCCCATTAATTATAAAATAAGTTATAATTTTTGCATAATTTAGGAACTAATAGTCTTAAAATATGGCAGTTAAAAAGTATAATTAATTGATAAAAAAATAAAATTTAAAAATAAAATTTAAAAATAAAAGATAAATAATAAAAGATAAATAATAAAATGATATGAGTTAAGTTCCTATTCTCAAAGGTTCTGATAAGTCTTTTATTAACCTAATAACTGAATAAGCTGCCAAAGCCGAAGTTTTAGGATTATCTTTACAAGGATTATTTTCAACACAGGTTTTTATAGTACCTATTGAACCCTTAACCAATATTTCGTGTCTATTTGTATTTAAGGACGGGTCTGCAACTATTTTAACATTTGCTGGCACTTTTGAAGCTAAAGATAATACCACAGATACATTTATGTTTTGCGGAAACTTTGAAATCGCTTCGAAAACTGTTCCATCAAATACGACAGTCGGCTCTCCCTTTTCTTGAATCTCTGATATTTGTTCTTCCGTCATCCCGTTTTTCAAAAGTGCATTTGCTAAACCAAATACTGGTTTTGTAGTTGTTAATTGAACTGATTTAATATGTCCCAAAGAACCTGCTTTTATTGCATCAATACCTGCAATAGCTCCTGACGGAACATATACTTTTTTGTTGTTTTTTTCCGCTAAATCGTGTAATTTGATAAATAAATCCTTATCTACCAACGCCCCTACACTCATTATTATAACATCCTTACTTGAAGTTAGTGATTTCGTAGCTACGTCATTTACTGCATTTACAGAAGCACATTCTACAACTAAATCAATATCTGAATTTAAGAAATCTTCCAAAGTCTCGTAAGATTTTGAATTAGTTTTTTTTGCAATTTCTGACGATTTTTCATAATTCGTATCATACAAACTTATAACTTCGGCTTTTTTAACTCGCTCGGTTTCTAACGCTTTGCATATTAATGATGCGATTGCTCCGCATCCCACGATACCTATCTTTAACATTCTAATCACTACGCTTATAAATAATTTTTAAGATTAATTTTTAAGATTAACTTTTAAGATTAACTTTTAAGATTAATTTGATAGTTTTAATAGTTTTTTATATATTATAACTTCATAGTATATAAAAATAAATATGGTATGATTAAACATTTTAAGTACAATTCTCTTTAAAAATAAAAAATAGGATAAAATAGAATAAAAATAAAGTAATTAAATGAAATAATTAAATGAAATAATTAAATGAAATAATTAAATGAAATAAATTATTTAACAATAAAATAAGATATAATTAAAATTTAGATGTTATTGGCGGTTTGATTAAGATAATATTACCTATAGCGGTTATTAACTGGAATGGTAAAACTACTTTTTTTGATGGGTCGTCTATTGTTTCCTTTAAACAGCCGTTTGCAACGTCTGCAATAACAATACCCCCCACTGTTGACTTGTCGGTATCAAGCATTGCGTCGAATACTTTACCAACATAAATAGCTTCAGTTGTGTAGATTTTTTTGTTTAATAAATCACTTATTTTAATCGCCATAAGTATGCCTCCCAAATTCACTAACTGATTATATAAATAATATTTTAATATAAATACTTATAGTTATGAACGTATAATTTTATTAGGTTAAAAAGATATAAACATTATATTGATAATCTGTAACATTAACATATATTGGTATATTTATTATGTGATTATATTTAATAAGTTTGATTAATATATTTATAATATATAGTATTAATTTTAAAATATATTAATTTAAATACCTTGTACCCCATATAGTCGATAAATTATAATTGCATCATAATATACTAATAATATACTATATTGTGTAAATTATATAAATTAACGCTATTTAAATTTAATATGTGCAATAGCCGAAATAACTTTAATATATGTTAACCAAATAATGGCAAAATAGTACTAAGGGGAAAATATGGCAATTAGACGTTTCGTAAAGTTATATTTTAAAAAAGATGAAGATATATGGATAGAAGTTATGAATGCCGAAGAAACCGTTGAAGTTCTTGAAAAAATAAAAAAATCGGTAATGATTGATGGTTATATGTTAATTGGTTGGGAAGAATGGTATAATGAAGATTTATCTTTTAATTCCAAAACCGAATATCGAATTACTGACTAAATATGACTTGAAAATTAAAAATAAAAAATTAAAAATAAAAAATAAATATTTTTTTAAACAATTTTAAAAGTAATTTAAAAAGAAAAATATATTAAGTTTATTCAAACATATGATTTATTTTAATTATTCCGTATATATTAATATGTATATATCCCTATTATTTCAAAATTAAGCTTTATCTATTGCTGTCCTAAAAAATAATACAATAATAGTTATACTACTATTATACTTTATACCATCAATTAATTATTAAAATATTGATTTTGATAACTTAAATATATTTGGGGGAATGGGGGGAATCTTTAAATTATCTAATATAGTTTACTATTTTTAATATCCTAATTATTGAATAAATTTAAATATTTATGATATTGATATTGATATTTTTATTATTTGACCTAAGATATAATTTAAATTTAAAATTTAAAATAAAAGAATGATGAATGAATTATTTGATTATATCATTTTCGAGTTCTTCAAGTTCTGCAAGAATTTCTTTTTTATTATGATTTAAATTTTTAGACCTACCTTTTTGTCTATTCATTTCTATTTGCTTTTTAACAGATTCTAAGGCATCCTTCAAAACTTCTATGAAATCCCATCTTTGTTTTTCTGCAATTAATTCAATATCTTCTCCATCGAATTCATACCGTTTAGTAGATGATAATTTAGGTTTTGACTCACCTACGAATAATTTTCGAGGAGTTTTCACATATACTTTAACGTTATATAGAGGACTACCTCCCTTATCTCGTTCTTTCTTAATGGATATTTTCATCCATTGCAACTGTCTGGAATATTTCACAATCTTATTAACTTCTGAACTTAAAATTCTCTCTGCAAGCTCTCGTTGTTCCTCTTCGAGTTCACCCCTAATTTCTACCTCAATCATTGATTCTGCTTTGAGGTCGTATATGTATTTCAGTATATCATATCGAGTAATAATTCCTCTTAATGTACCATTCTTGTAGACTGGCATTCCTCTAATATCATTTTCTTTTAATACTCTCGCAACCTCAGGTATTGAGTCCGTTAATTCCACATTAACCATTGGATAACTCATTATTGAAGAAACTGGTTGTGACATTCTTGATATTTTTTCGCCTTTAATATCACCAATCGTCATTTTAATTTTTGGTTTGTATATTCTTTTAATTATGTCGTCTTCTGTGATGATGCCCTCAGGCTCACCTTCTTCATCCAATACTATTAATCTACCTATTCCATATTTAGACATTAAATTCTTTGCCTTGCCTACATTTTCATCTTTATCTATTGTAATGGGGTTTTTGGTCATTAGCATATCTACTGAGACGTCTTTCAAAAGTTCCGAAGTTGAAACGGCTTCTATGATGTCATAATCAGTTATTATTCCAGAAAGATTGTTCTTACTGTTATATACTGGAGCCACTCTTTGACCACTATTTACAATGTCAAAGCACGCATCTATGACAGTTGCATCTTCAAGAACTCCATATGGTTTGTACATCAAATCGCCGATTGGTTGACTTACAGAATTTGAAAGCAACAAATCGTGAATATTTACAAGGTATATTATACCCTCCTTTTCCACGAGTAAATTGTGGAACCTATTAGTTTCCATCATACTAATTGCTTTAGAAACTGTGGTTTCCGGCGTTACTATAACGACGTCTTTTGTAGAAATATCTTTAACGAGCTTGCTCATCAAATTTCACCCCGCCTAAATCCATGGTATATATTTTGTTTTTTCACTATTATATCTTTTGGGATAGTGCCCTTTGTCATAAATTGTATATATGATGAACGACATAATAATTAGTTTGAATAAAAGGTCATTTTGTATATAAATTTTAAATAGTAAAGTTTCCACAAAAAGACAAATTATATAGTACCTATAGCAAAAATTAATAACAAATTAACAGTATTAAGTTAAATATATAGATATTTATATTCTTTAATATTATAAAAAAATTAAAAAAGAAAAAGAAAAATAATATAAAAATAATATAAAAATAAAAAATTGATATGTAAAATTAAATAATCTATTGGATTATTGCAATTGTATCCACTGCTCCGTCGATACTTACTGTTTCTACCTCTTCACCGTCTGCATACATTGCTCTTTTAACATCTTTAACGTGTTCTTTTGTAAGCAAACCAAATTCAGACTCAAAACCTTCGTTAAGTATTTTTTCAATGGTTTCAGCATCTGCATTTTTAATAAAGTTCATTACTTTTCCCGCATTTTGCTTATGCTCTGGACCAATTTTTGACTTGTTTGGTGTTATTTCAGATATTTTTTGCTCTAACGATGGTTTACCCATTGTTATTACCAAATCATTAATTTTTAACGAACCGGCAATATCTGATTTGGTAGCAGTTAAAGCATTAAACTCTTTTTCTTCAGCATAAACTTCTACTTTTGGCAATTCTGCGTTTAATGGCATACCTTTATTTGATTTATATCTTCTCAATGAAGCTACGGCATTTTTAACCATTTCTCCCATTTCTTCGTTTTCTTCACTAATGTAAGATTCATCTAATGTTGCCCAGATAAAGTGCAAATCATCGATTTCATAGATTTCCCCGACCATATCTGCAAAGTGTGGCGTAAATGGAGCTAACATTTTTGTACATTCAGTAATAACCTTGTAAAGTGTGTATTGTGCCATAAATTTTTCACAGGCTGCTTCTTCAGTCTCTTCCTTATTGTAAAGTCTGTGTTTTACTAATTCGATGTAATTATCACAGAATTCGTGCCATAAGAATTTTTGAATATCTGCGACACAGTTAAATTTATAGCCTTCGAGGTCTTCACTTACTTCTTTTACCAATCTGTTTAATTTACTTAAAATCCAAAGGTCCACAGGATTTTTAATTTCTATATTTTCATTTTTGGCAATTTTTGATTTAATTTCTGCAATTACATCATCGCCAATATTCATTTTTGCGAATTTACTTGCATTCCATACTTTTCTCAAAAATCTATTTCCATATTCAACTTCTTTCCAAGCAAAAGGAACGTCTTTTCCCAATATACTGTTTGAAGCCCATAACCTAAGAGAATCAGCACCGTACTTTGTTGTAATTTCAGAAGGTGCTACAACATTTCCCCTACTTTTACTCATTTTAAAACCATCTTCACCGAAAACCATACCATTTACAGCTATTTCGTCCCAAGGTTTTTGATTTGTTAAGGCTAATGACCTTATAATGGTATAAAATGCCCACGTTCTAATAATATCGTGTCCTTGTGGTCTCAATTGTACAGGGTAATGTTTTTTAAAGAATTCTTCATCTTCTAACCATCCTGCAATTACCAAAGGTGTTATTGATGAATCCATCCAGGTATCTAAAACATCGGTTTCAGCCCTTAGGTTTTTACTTCCACATTTACAAGTGTATGGTGATTCTTTTGTAGGGTCAATTGGTAAATCTTCTTCTTTTGCGAAAATGATTTCACCACAGTCTTTACAATACCATACGGGGATAGGGGTTGCAAATAATCTCTGTCTACTGATACACCAGTCCCAACCCATATCTTCAATCCATTTTAAAAGCCTTGCTTTCATATGCTCTGGAATCCATTTAATCTCATTTGTTGCTTTTTGTGCTTCTTCGAGCATTTTAGTAACATTTACAAACCATTGGTCTCCGACAATGATTTCGATAGGGGTTTTACATCTCCAGCAAGAGCCTACATTTTGCTCTAAAGGTTCCTGTTTTATCATAAAGTTATTTGCTTTTAAATCTTCGATTATCTCTTTTCTTGCTTCTTCAGATTTTAAACCTTGGTATTTTCCTGCAATCTCGGTTAATTGTCCTTTTTCGTCAATTGCTTTTTTAACTTCTAATTTATGTCTATTTACCCAATTAACGTCTGTTTTATCCCCGAAAGTACAAACCATTACAACACCAGTACCGAAATCTTTTTCTACATCTTCGTCTGGGTGTACCACTACTTCTTGGTCGAATAATGGAACTCTTACGGTTTTTCCTATTACGTCGCTGTATCTTTCATCTTCAGGGTGTACTACGATTCCTACACAAGCGGCCATTAATTCGGGTCTTGATGTAGCTATTTCTAAGTATTTTCCTTCTTTTTCATTTTCACTGTCTTTTATTGCGTTTATTGCGTTTATTGCTTTTGTGGTATTTGATGCATACGGGAATTTTATATAATTCAATTTTGAGGTTCTTTCTTGATATTCAACTTCTGCGAATGCGATAGCTGTTTCACATCTTGGACACCAGTTTACAGGGTGCTTTCCCCTATAGATAAGCCCTTTTTCCTGCATTCTTAAAAAGGCGGTTTGTGATTTCTTAACATATTCGGGGGTCATTGTGATGTATTCTCTGTCCCAGTCTGTTGAAATACCTAATGAACGTACTTGTTCCCTCATTTTTTCAACATTTTCCTCAGTTAATTCAACGCACATTTTTCTAAATTCCTGTCTATCGACACAAGATTTTGTGATATTGTGGGTTTCTTCAACCTTTACCTCTGTTGGTAAGCCGTGGCAGTCCCAACCTTGCGGAAACATAACGTCATAACCAGTCATTCTTTTAAATCTTGCTATAATATCCATATATGTCCAATTTAAAGCGTGTCCCAAGTGCATTTTTCCTGTTGGGTATGGTGGGGGCGTATCAATTATATAAGGTGGTCTTTTTTCGTCTTCCATAAATTTATATAATTTTTCGCTTTCCCATTTTTCTTGAATTTTTTGTTCTACATCCATAGAATATTCTTCTTTAATTTCCATATTAGCCCTCAAAATATTAATTTTTGATAATTTAAACATTATTATGTATAAATATAAGGTATCTATTATAATGTATCTATTGTAAGATATAATTTAGTTGTATTTTTAATAATTACTATTTATATTATATAAAGATTAATAAAATCTACGAAATTTAATGAATAAGAGAGATAATATAATATATAAATAGTAAATAAAAATAATAAAAAATACCATTAAAAATAATGTTTAATTTTAAAATAATAATAAAAATAGATATTAAATATTATATATTAAATATAAGTATTTAAATAGTTAATAATTAAATATTTTTAAAAACATTTGCAATATAATCAATATCTTCCTTTGAAACAGATGGATGAACTGGTAAACTTAATATACGTTCTGATACGTGTTGTGATATCTTGCATTCTTCTTTATAGCCCATTTTTTCATATAAAGGCTGATAATTAACTGGAATTGGGTAATGTATACCTGTTCCGATACCTTTTTCAGCAAGGTATCCCTGTAATTCGTCCCTATTTAATTTAAATTCGTCTTCAACTTGAATACAGTACTGATGGTAAACGTGCTTTACGTTTTTATCTTCATATGGCGTAATAATCCCATTTATACCTTTAAGTCCATTGTTTAACAATTTAGCGTTTTCTATTCTTTTAGTTGTCCAATTATCTAAATTTTTAAGCTGAGCTCTACCAATTGCAGCAGATATGCTTGTCATTCTAAAATTATATCCTAATTCAGTGTGCAAGTATTTTTCAGATTGTCCGTGATTTCTTATGAGTTTAGCCCTATTGCATAGTTCTTCATTGTTTGTTAATACCATACCACCCTCGCCAGTAGTCATATTCTTTGTGGGGTAAAAACTGAACGTTGAAAAGTCTCCAAAGCCACCTATTCGTTTTTTATTGTATTCTGCACCGTGTGCTTGTGCTGCATCTTCAATTAAATAAATATTGTGGTCTTCTGCAATTTCTTTAAGTGCTTTTACGTTTGCAGGTTGCCCAAATAAGTGAACGGCAATTATTGCTTTCGTATTTGGCGTTATTTTTTCCATTACTTTTTCAGGGTCAATGTTGTAGGTTTTTTCGTCGATGTCTGCGAAAACAGGCTTTGAACCTTGGTATAATATAGCATTGCTGGAAGCAATAAATGTGAAAGGCGTTGTAATTACTTCATCGCCGTATGTTAACTTTAATGCTTTTAAAGCAAGGTCTAAAGCTACAGTACCATTTGTAACGCCTAAACCATATTTTGTTTGGTGGTAATTAGCGAATTCTTTTTCAAATTCCTGAACTTCTGCACCATAAGCTAACATTCCACTTTTTAAAACTTTTATAACTGATTCTATTTCTTCATCGCCGATTAATGGCTTAGCAATTGATATATTTCTTTTTTCAGTTTGTTTTGACAAAATACCGCCTCAATAATGGTATTATATTTGATATCGTACTTATGTATGATTAATCATAATTTATTAACTTTATTAATTGTATTAACTTTATTAACTTTATTAATTTATTAATTTATTAATTTATTAAAGTAAATTAAATTTAAAATATATTTGTGGTTTAAGAATATAAAATTAATTATTTGTTTCATGTATCATTAAAAAAAAGAAAAATATACCTTAAAAAATGATAGTTTAAAAATATTTAAAATAAAATATTATTATTCAAATTTAATTAATTAGATTGAATAATTTCCATTAACTTTTTAGCAGCGTTATCCATTGTAGTTTCAAAAGAAATACCATTTTCATTTAATATTCTCCTACCTTCGTCTTCATTTGTACCCATTAATCTAACGGCAAATTTAACATTTGGATAATCCTTGTAAACTTCCACAATACCTTTTGAAACTTCATCACATCGGGTAATACCGCCCAAAATGTTTATAAATACTCCTTTAACGCCATCTTTTGATAAAGCTTTTCTTAATGCCTTTTGAACAGTTTCACTGTTTGAACCGCCACCCACATCTAAAAAGCAAGATGGTTCACCGCCTGAATTTTTAACAATGTCCATTGACGCTAATGTTAAACCTGCACCGTTCCCTATTACTGCAATGTCCCCATCTAAATCAACGTATGCAAATTCTGATTTGTCTTGTTTACTGAACTCTTCAAATTGTTTATAATCGTGTTTATAGTACGCATCGTCGTCTAAATTAAATACTGCATCTGCTGCAATTACATTTGCTTCTTTTGTAATTACCAGAGGATTTATTTCAATTAAAGAACCATCCATATCTTCAAATGCTTTATAAAGTTTTGAGATAATTGTGGCAATTTTTGAGATTTCAGGTGAGGGAATTCCCGCTTTTATTAACATATTTCTTGCCATATAAGGTTGGAATTCTTTATCAAAGTCTACATAGTATTTTATTATCTTTTCAGGCGTTTTTTCAGCCACTTGTTCGATATCGACACCGCCTTCAGTTGAAAACATTACAACAGCTTGTTTATTGTTCCTATCGATTACAATACCCACATAATACTCTTTTTCAATGTTTATCATATCTTCAAGAAGTACTTTTTCTACTTTTTCGCCTTTAATTTCCTTATTCAACAATTCTTCGATTTTTTCGTTTGCTTCTTGAGTGTTATTTGCAAATAAAATTCCTCCCGCTTTTCCCCTGCCACCTACAAGTACCTGTGCTTTAACAACTACAGGTTTATCGATATTTTCCACTTTTTTGTCGGTTATTTCGCTTTCAGGAACTGGAATTCCGTATGATTTAAATATTGCCTTTGCTTCATATTCGTGTAATTTCATAAATTCACCAATTGATTTAAATTTTAAATAAATTAAAAATGATTTGAAATGATTTGAAATGATTTAAATAGATATTTAACTTTTTTGTATATATAGATTACATAATTTAATTACATAATTTAATTACTTACAATATATTCAGTATTTCATTTAAAAATCACATTTGTTAATACTATACGTTTAATTAACTTCAGTAATTAATTTTGTTTTTTCAGTTGATTTCCAATTAAATCATTAACTTCGTTTAAAAAATTTGCCATTTCAGTCTTTTTAATTGCTGCACCTGACGCTACGTTATGACCTCCACCATCTCCGCCATATTTTTTAGCTAATCCCATAGCTTCGGATAAATTTAACCCATTTTCAACTAATTCCCTGTTTCCACGGGAGGATACTTTATAAATTTCATTTTCTTCATTAAAACCAAGTACTGGTTTATCGGACACCATTAAAGATGCAATTATCCCTGTTTTACCCTTATTACCAATAAAATACCTTAAATTTTCCATTTCTTTAAGTTCTATACTTTTTAAATCGTTTATAACTTCAATTTTGTACTCCTTAAATAATTCTTTTCCCTTCTCGATTGCTTTTTTATCCCCTAATAAAATGCTCAAACCGAGGGCTGTTTCTTCTTTTCTACCACAAGCATTTAAAATTTCAGACAAATAATATGCATCGTTCATATTTATATTTTTAAAAGCGCCTAATTCTGCACTTTCGGTATTTATTAATATTCTATCAATAATTAACTCTTTTAATTTGTTTTCATTTATTTTTTGGATTATATCCGAATTTTTACACTCTAAAGGTAATCTATTTAAAAAATGTTTGTTTAATTCATTTATTAAATTCTCTTTTTCGGTTATAGTAAGTGATTTACAATTAGGGTTAATTTCTGCGTTATTCAATATCTCTGCTATTTCTCCGTTGCTTAAATTTAAATAAGGCTGTGTA encodes:
- the sucC gene encoding ADP-forming succinate--CoA ligase subunit beta, with product MKLHEYEAKAIFKSYGIPVPESEITDKKVENIDKPVVVKAQVLVGGRGKAGGILFANNTQEANEKIEELLNKEIKGEKVEKVLLEDMINIEKEYYVGIVIDRNNKQAVVMFSTEGGVDIEQVAEKTPEKIIKYYVDFDKEFQPYMARNMLIKAGIPSPEISKIATIISKLYKAFEDMDGSLIEINPLVITKEANVIAADAVFNLDDDAYYKHDYKQFEEFSKQDKSEFAYVDLDGDIAVIGNGAGLTLASMDIVKNSGGEPSCFLDVGGGSNSETVQKALRKALSKDGVKGVFINILGGITRCDEVSKGIVEVYKDYPNVKFAVRLMGTNEDEGRRILNENGISFETTMDNAAKKLMEIIQSN
- a CDS encoding DHH family phosphoesterase, whose amino-acid sequence is MDIPIKNKNDLENFNNTINLIKSKIDNYQGIIRLITHHDPDGLTSGAILINTLMRINKQFHITIIENLNDEKIEEFKKEATCKNDQLFIFSDMGSGQIDKIINAKLNAIILDHHPVKIKEYVINNEKNDKTNNNEKNISNKKDNSNNNNNSSNQILQLNPLLAGIDGSRELSGSGTCYFLARAYGFCDLAPIALIGAIGDMQHKPFMGLNKFILNEARQNRHIKIMRDLIFNCFNIEVNKSIYYSTQPYLNLSNGEIAEILNNAEINPNCKSLTITEKENLINELNKHFLNRLPLECKNSDIIQKINENKLKELIIDRILINTESAELGAFKNINMNDAYYLSEILNACGRKEETALGLSILLGDKKAIEKGKELFKEYKIEVINDLKSIELKEMENLRYFIGNKGKTGIIASLMVSDKPVLGFNEENEIYKVSSRGNRELVENGLNLSEAMGLAKKYGGDGGGHNVASGAAIKKTEMANFLNEVNDLIGNQLKKQN
- a CDS encoding CBS domain-containing protein; the encoded protein is MSKLVKDISTKDVVIVTPETTVSKAISMMETNRFHNLLVEKEGIIYLVNIHDLLLSNSVSQPIGDLMYKPYGVLEDATVIDACFDIVNSGQRVAPVYNSKNNLSGIITDYDIIEAVSTSELLKDVSVDMLMTKNPITIDKDENVGKAKNLMSKYGIGRLIVLDEEGEPEGIITEDDIIKRIYKPKIKMTIGDIKGEKISRMSQPVSSIMSYPMVNVELTDSIPEVARVLKENDIRGMPVYKNGTLRGIITRYDILKYIYDLKAESMIEVEIRGELEEEQRELAERILSSEVNKIVKYSRQLQWMKISIKKERDKGGSPLYNVKVYVKTPRKLFVGESKPKLSSTKRYEFDGEDIELIAEKQRWDFIEVLKDALESVKKQIEMNRQKGRSKNLNHNKKEILAELEELENDIIK
- a CDS encoding MJ1244 family protein; translated protein: MKLLIKLFIESKNIGKAINALSEGGVSGFYIKEYAGLSPYDWQGFLLSEEPELAINFVKQLSQNTLLINTVVNMDVVPSLKEKIHERLEDEKYTMIMMPVLGMTINNPEND
- a CDS encoding DegT/DnrJ/EryC1/StrS family aminotransferase, whose translation is MSKQTEKRNISIAKPLIGDEEIESVIKVLKSGMLAYGAEVQEFEKEFANYHQTKYGLGVTNGTVALDLALKALKLTYGDEVITTPFTFIASSNAILYQGSKPVFADIDEKTYNIDPEKVMEKITPNTKAIIAVHLFGQPANVKALKEIAEDHNIYLIEDAAQAHGAEYNKKRIGGFGDFSTFSFYPTKNMTTGEGGMVLTNNEELCNRAKLIRNHGQSEKYLHTELGYNFRMTSISAAIGRAQLKNLDNWTTKRIENAKLLNNGLKGINGIITPYEDKNVKHVYHQYCIQVEDEFKLNRDELQGYLAEKGIGTGIHYPIPVNYQPLYEKMGYKEECKISQHVSERILSLPVHPSVSKEDIDYIANVFKNI
- a CDS encoding aspartate dehydrogenase, with the protein product MLKIGIVGCGAIASLICKALETERVKKAEVISLYDTNYEKSSEIAKKTNSKSYETLEDFLNSDIDLVVECASVNAVNDVATKSLTSSKDVIIMSVGALVDKDLFIKLHDLAEKNNKKVYVPSGAIAGIDAIKAGSLGHIKSVQLTTTKPVFGLANALLKNGMTEEQISEIQEKGEPTVVFDGTVFEAISKFPQNINVSVVLSLASKVPANVKIVADPSLNTNRHEILVKGSIGTIKTCVENNPCKDNPKTSALAAYSVIRLIKDLSEPLRIGT
- a CDS encoding valine--tRNA ligase: MEIKEEYSMDVEQKIQEKWESEKLYKFMEDEKRPPYIIDTPPPYPTGKMHLGHALNWTYMDIIARFKRMTGYDVMFPQGWDCHGLPTEVKVEETHNITKSCVDRQEFRKMCVELTEENVEKMREQVRSLGISTDWDREYITMTPEYVKKSQTAFLRMQEKGLIYRGKHPVNWCPRCETAIAFAEVEYQERTSKLNYIKFPYASNTTKAINAINAIKDSENEKEGKYLEIATSRPELMAACVGIVVHPEDERYSDVIGKTVRVPLFDQEVVVHPDEDVEKDFGTGVVMVCTFGDKTDVNWVNRHKLEVKKAIDEKGQLTEIAGKYQGLKSEEARKEIIEDLKANNFMIKQEPLEQNVGSCWRCKTPIEIIVGDQWFVNVTKMLEEAQKATNEIKWIPEHMKARLLKWIEDMGWDWCISRQRLFATPIPVWYCKDCGEIIFAKEEDLPIDPTKESPYTCKCGSKNLRAETDVLDTWMDSSITPLVIAGWLEDEEFFKKHYPVQLRPQGHDIIRTWAFYTIIRSLALTNQKPWDEIAVNGMVFGEDGFKMSKSRGNVVAPSEITTKYGADSLRLWASNSILGKDVPFAWKEVEYGNRFLRKVWNASKFAKMNIGDDVIAEIKSKIAKNENIEIKNPVDLWILSKLNRLVKEVSEDLEGYKFNCVADIQKFLWHEFCDNYIELVKHRLYNKEETEEAACEKFMAQYTLYKVITECTKMLAPFTPHFADMVGEIYEIDDLHFIWATLDESYISEENEEMGEMVKNAVASLRRYKSNKGMPLNAELPKVEVYAEEKEFNALTATKSDIAGSLKINDLVITMGKPSLEQKISEITPNKSKIGPEHKQNAGKVMNFIKNADAETIEKILNEGFESEFGLLTKEHVKDVKRAMYADGEEVETVSIDGAVDTIAIIQ
- a CDS encoding PRC-barrel domain-containing protein, with the protein product MAIKISDLLNKKIYTTEAIYVGKVFDAMLDTDKSTVGGIVIADVANGCLKETIDDPSKKVVLPFQLITAIGNIILIKPPITSKF